TTACAGCACAGCGTGTGAAGTCGTTGGGAGCATTGAGGGAACGATCAACGAAGCGGCGCTGCATGATTTCGGGATCTGGAAAGAATTTTTTGACTGTGATTTTACGGAGATGACAGAGACCCTTCAGGTTCAGGGATTTTCGCTTCTTTTGGACTACCGGATCGGTAAGAGGCGGGGGAAGGTATACAATACCCGTATTCGTGACCGTATCTGTGAGCTGGCAGTGAGGCTTGCACAGACAGATGATGCGGCGCAGATGAAGGAGACAATGACACAGTTTTATAAAGAGTACGGCGTGGGCAAGTTCGGCCTGCACAAGGCGTTTCGGGTCGTGCACACACAGGATGGGGCACAGATCCAGCCGATTCTGAATATTGCCCATGTAACGCTTGATGATCTGGTGGGTTATGAGATACCAAAGAGGAAGTTGATCGAGAATACGGAGGCTTTTGTGGAGGGGAGGAAAGCCAATAACTGTCTGCTGTTTGGAGATGCGGGCACCGGCAAATCCTCGAGCGTCAAGGCGATCGTCAACGCGTATTACGACAGGGGGCTGCGGATGATCGAGATCTACAAACATCAGTTTCAGGATCTGCATGACATCATTGCCCAGGTCAAGAGCAGAAACTATAAGTTTATCATTTACATGGACGATCTCAGCTTTGAAGATTTTGAAATTGAATATAAATATCTGAAAGCTGTCATCGAGGGCGGACTGGAGAAGAAACCGGACAATGTGCTGATCTATGCCACTTCCAACAGAAGGCATCTTGTGCGGGAGCGGTTCAGCGACAAAGCGGACAGAGACGATGACCTGCATACGAACGACACGGTGCAGGAAAAACTGTCTCTTGTCTCGCGCTTTGGGGTGACAATCTATTTCGGCTCTCCCGACAAGAAACAGTTTCAGACGATTGTCAGCGTATTGGCGGAGAGAAACGGCATCGTCATGCCGCAGGAGGAACTGCTTCTGGAGGCGAACAAGTGGGAACTGGCCCACGGAGGTCTGTCGGGGCGCTGCGCCCAGCAGTTTATCGACCATCTGGCAGGGGCGCCGCTCCCGGTGCAGTCTTGAAAAAAACAGGTTGTAAGGATATAATGGAAAGTAGAGAATTATTATCAGTTTCTAAGATTTATGGGGTGTTACAATCGAAACAGAAGGGTGGATTATGTGAGTATGAAAACATTTGCGGCGATTGATGTGGGCTCTTATGAACTTTCCATGAAAATATTTGAGATTTCCCGCAAAGAGAAGCTGCGGGAGATTGACCATGTCAGACATCGGATCGAGCTGGGGACCGAGACTTACACGACGGGAAAACTGAGCCGGGAACGGGTGGATGAGCTCTGCCGGGTTCTGGGGGAATTTGCCAATATTATGAAAGCCTATCAGGTATCCGATTACCAGGCATACGGGACGAGCGCTGTCAGGGAAATGATAAACCGGACGGTTGTCCTCGAGCAGATCAAGCTGCGCACCGGCATCCATGTCGATGTGCTGAACAATTCGGAGCAGCGATTTCTGGATTATAAGTCAATCGCCTCAAAGGGAGAACTGTTCAACAGCCTGATTTCCAGCGGGACCGCGATTATCGACATCGGAGGCGGGAGCATTCAAGTCTCCTTATTTGATAAAGGAAGCCTTGTGACGACGCAGAATATGCGGGTCGGCATTTTGCGTATCCGGGAACATCTGTCTCAGCTCAAGTTAAAGTCTTCGCAGTACAGGGAGATCATAGAGGAACTGCTGTCAGGACAGATCGAAGTGTTTGAAAAACTTTATCTGAAAGGAAAAAAGATCGAAAATATCATTGTCGTCGATGAATATATTTCCAGTGCGCTCGGCAAAAAGGACCGCGGGCTGCTTGAAAATTATATTAACAGTGAAGTCTATACGGCGTTTGCGGAAGAGATCCACGGTCATTCGCTGTCTGAGGTGGGAAAGAGACTGCAAGTACCGGAAGAGAGTATGTTTCTGTTGTATATCTCCTCTGTGATGGTGCTCAAATTTCTGCGGACGATGGAAGCGGCCAGACTGTGGATTCCAGGTGTGACGCTCTGTGACGGCATAGCCTATGAGTATGCGGAAAAAAACAAAATCCTGTTTACGAATCATGATTTTGAGAAAGATATTATCGACTGTACACAGAATATCAGCAAGCGGTATATGGGCAGCAAGAAGCGGGGAGAGACACTGGAGAAGATCGCACTGACGATCTTTGACAGTATGAAAAAGGTGCACGGGCTCGGCAAACGGGAACGGCTGCTGCTCCGGCTGGCCGCACTTTTGCATGACTGCGGGAAATATATTACGATGACAAACGTGGGCGAGGCGTCCTATGAGATTGTCATGTCGACGGAAATCATCGGCCTCTCCCATATGGAACGGGAGACCGTGGCCAATATTGTCAGGTACAATTACCGGGAATTTGTCTATTTTGACGCCAGAGGCGAGAGTGGGCTGGATAAGCAGTCCTATCTGGTGATGGCGAAGCTGACTGCGATTCTGCGTGCGGCTACGGGACTTGACAGGAGCCATAAGGAGAAGTTCCGTAATATCGTGGCGGCGCTTCGGGAAGGGCAGCTTGTGCTCACAGTCGATACGACCAACGATATTACACTGGAAAAGGGCCTGTTTTCTGCTTCGGCCGACTTTTTTGAAGAGATCTTTGATATAAGACCTGTTATCAAACGGAAAAGGGGAGTGTAGCGTATGTCCGAGAAAGAGAAAAAAACTGATTATAAAAATCCAAAGTATTATACGAACAGGGAGCTGAGCTGGATTCTGTTTAACAGCCGTGTGCTGAACGAAGCCAGAGATAAGACGATTCCGCTGTTTGAGCGGCTGAAATTTCTGAGTATTACCGCGTCCAATCTCGATGAATTTTTCATGATCCGGGTAGCTTCCCTGAAAGACATGGTGTCCGTGCACTATGATAAACCGGATATCGCCGGTCTGACGCCGCAGGAGCAGCTCCAGGAGCTGGACAAAGTGACGCATGAGCTTGTCAGTCTGCAATATTCTACATATACCCGTTCTCTGCTCCCGCTTTTGGAGAAAAACGGACTGCACGTGATCCAGGCGCATGAAGATCTGACAAAGTCAGAGGCGGAGTATGTGGATCGCTATTTTAATGATAATGTGTATCCGGTGTTGACACCGATGGCGGTCGACTCCTCGAGACCGTTTCCACTGATCCGCAATAAATCGCTGAATATCGGGGCGCTTGTGAAAAAGAAGGGGGAGAATCACAAAGAGCTCGAATTCGCCACGGTGCAGGTGCCAAGTGTGCTGCCGCGTATCGTGGAGATTCCCGTCGGCAAGGATAAGGAAAATGTGCGGAAAGTAATTCTGCTGGAAGAGATTATCGAAAAAAATATTGAAAAGCTGTTTTTGAATTACGACATTGTGTGTGCCCATCCGTTCCGTATTATGAGGAATGCCGATCTGACGATCGAGGAGGACGAGGCGGCCGACCTGCTAAAGGAGATCGAAAAGCAGTTGAAAAAGAGACAGTGGGGACAGGCGATCCGCCTTGAGGTGGAAGCCGGCATTGACAAACAACTGCTGAA
The sequence above is a segment of the Lachnospiraceae bacterium JLR.KK008 genome. Coding sequences within it:
- a CDS encoding ATP-binding protein, which gives rise to MREQELILYREPAGDGILCDMAWLTEHYADFDYSVKEKAALLYDCIHRLLELAGSHGFYGNLWHCYLADLLANDENSYSTACEVVGSIEGTINEAALHDFGIWKEFFDCDFTEMTETLQVQGFSLLLDYRIGKRRGKVYNTRIRDRICELAVRLAQTDDAAQMKETMTQFYKEYGVGKFGLHKAFRVVHTQDGAQIQPILNIAHVTLDDLVGYEIPKRKLIENTEAFVEGRKANNCLLFGDAGTGKSSSVKAIVNAYYDRGLRMIEIYKHQFQDLHDIIAQVKSRNYKFIIYMDDLSFEDFEIEYKYLKAVIEGGLEKKPDNVLIYATSNRRHLVRERFSDKADRDDDLHTNDTVQEKLSLVSRFGVTIYFGSPDKKQFQTIVSVLAERNGIVMPQEELLLEANKWELAHGGLSGRCAQQFIDHLAGAPLPVQS
- a CDS encoding HD domain-containing protein produces the protein MKTFAAIDVGSYELSMKIFEISRKEKLREIDHVRHRIELGTETYTTGKLSRERVDELCRVLGEFANIMKAYQVSDYQAYGTSAVREMINRTVVLEQIKLRTGIHVDVLNNSEQRFLDYKSIASKGELFNSLISSGTAIIDIGGGSIQVSLFDKGSLVTTQNMRVGILRIREHLSQLKLKSSQYREIIEELLSGQIEVFEKLYLKGKKIENIIVVDEYISSALGKKDRGLLENYINSEVYTAFAEEIHGHSLSEVGKRLQVPEESMFLLYISSVMVLKFLRTMEAARLWIPGVTLCDGIAYEYAEKNKILFTNHDFEKDIIDCTQNISKRYMGSKKRGETLEKIALTIFDSMKKVHGLGKRERLLLRLAALLHDCGKYITMTNVGEASYEIVMSTEIIGLSHMERETVANIVRYNYREFVYFDARGESGLDKQSYLVMAKLTAILRAATGLDRSHKEKFRNIVAALREGQLVLTVDTTNDITLEKGLFSASADFFEEIFDIRPVIKRKRGV